The Plutella xylostella chromosome 9, ilPluXylo3.1, whole genome shotgun sequence genome has a segment encoding these proteins:
- the LOC125488951 gene encoding uncharacterized protein LOC125488951 — translation MTPDLLQAFEKCKSSLSQATLLAHPKHTAALAIVTDASEAAIGAVLQQQKGEDWEPLAFYSHKLNTAQRKYSPYDRELLAIYEAIKYFRHMVEARNFCIFTDHKPLTHAFSLSKEKCSPRQFRYLDYISQFTTDLRYIPGPENVVADALSRIEEVSYTIDYETLARLQENDSELQGLLLHGSALKLEKRKWTETLPLVLLGMRSSWKEDLQSSPAELVYGETLRLPGQFLSTDDSFTTADITQYASRLQSHMAKLRPRPTSWHSSSTSPFYIPRDLSTSSHVFLRQDHVRGSLQPPYAGPYKVIERQPKFFTLDVKGKTVSVSIDRLKPAYTEKEDPNLTIEQPTSQPTIARTAERQTRSGRKVRFPDFYRP, via the exons ATGACACCGGATCTGCTACAAGCTTTCGAGAAATGTAAATCATCTTTGTCTCAAGCTACTCTTCTTGCACATCCGAAGCATACTGCAGCTCTAGCCATAGTTACAGATGCTTCTGAAGCTGCCATCGGCGCTGTCCTTCAGCAGCAGAAAGGTGAGGATTGGGAACCCCTAGCTTTTTACTCACACAAGCTCAATACTGCTCAAAGGAAGTATAGTCCATACGACCGAGAACTATTGGCCATATATGAGGCGATCAAATACTTTCGACACATGGTCGAGGCACGGAACTTCTGCATCTTCACTGACCACAAGCCACTTACTCACGCCTTCTCCCTGAGCAAAGAGAAGTGTTCTCCGAGACAGTTCAGGTACCTCGACTACATCTCTCAATTTACTACTGATCTGAGATACATACCTGGCCCGGAGAACGTCGTCGCTGATGCCCTCTCTCGAATTGAGGAAGTCTCTTACACCATCGATTACGAGACTCTTGCACGACTTCAGGAAAACGATTCTGAACTGCAAGGTCTTCTTCTACATGGTTCTGCCTTGAAGCTGGAAAAGAGAAAG TGGACTGAGACTCTTCCGCTGGTTCTCCTCGGCATGCGCAGTTCCTGGAAGGAAGACCTGCAGAGCTCCCCAGCTGAACTCGTGTACGGCGAGACACTTCGCTTGCCAGGCCAGTTCCTGTCAACAGACGACAGCTTCACCACCGCAGACATCACGCAATATGCCTCCCGTCTGCAGTCACACATGGCCAAGCTGAGACCGAGACCAACTTCGTGGCACTCATCATCTACATCGCCATTCTACATACCACGTGACCTGTCAACCTCTTCACACGTCTTCCTACGTCAAGACCATGTACGCGGTTCACTTCAACCACCATACGCTGGCCCCTACAAGGTCATCGAGAGGCAGCCTAAATTCTTCACCCTCGATGTCAAAGGCAAGACAGTCAGCGTATCCATCGACAGGCTGAAACCGGCGTACACTGAAAAAGAAGACCCAAACCTGACGATCGAGCAACcaaccagccaacctacaatAGCACGAACAGCTGAAAGACAGACTCGCAGCGGCCGAAAAGTACGCTTCCCGGACTTCTACCGACCGTAG